A portion of the Punica granatum isolate Tunisia-2019 chromosome 7, ASM765513v2, whole genome shotgun sequence genome contains these proteins:
- the LOC116213726 gene encoding CASP-like protein 5B2, with amino-acid sequence MTASGTLKMICSLGRVGSLVLRVAQMTSSAVSMAVLFIDGDVDLHAAFSYEIAAMSFLLVWSSALVCLDVYSLKEHRNVQTPKLLRSIVIGDWLSFFLSLSAACSSAGVLILYTHDLHYWQTHTTPILYCEISTAVAFTVTGFVFVSASVTFITLASSD; translated from the exons ATGACTGCCTCAGGTACCCTGAAGATGATCTGCAGTCTGGGTAGGGTGGGCAGCCTGGTGCTGCGAGTCGCCCAGATGACTTCCTCTGCTGTTTCGATGGCCGTCTTGTTTATTGATGGAGATGTTGACTTACACGCAGCTTTCAG TTATGAGATAGCTGCGATGTCATTTTTACTGGTGTGGAGTTCGGCACTAGTGTGCCTCGATGTCTACTCTTTGAAGGAGCACCGGAACGTGCAAACTCCAAAGCTTTTGAGGTCGATTGTGATTGGTGACTGG TTGTCATTCTTCTTATCACTATCGGCGGCATGCTCCTCGGCAGGAGTTCTCATCTTGTACACCCACGACCTCCACTATTGGCAGACCCACACGACCCCGATTCTGTACTGCGAGATCTCCACTGCTGTGGCATTCACTGTTACTGGCTTCGTATTCGTTTCTGCTTCCGTTACTTTCATTACTTTAGCTTCCTCTGATTGA